The Variovorax paradoxus DNA window CGGTGATGTCCGGACGCATTTTTTCGTTGCCGCCAGTGTTACCAATGCCTTCGCCGCGTTGAAGCGCTGCGCGCATGGACAGACCATAAAAAAATTTTTGTCTGACGAACGGCCTACGCGAGACCGCCGCCACGCGCGCTGAATTCACGGGCAATCTGCTCGCCGAGCGCCAGCAGCGGCGCGCTCATCTCGAGCGCCACCTCGTTCGCCGGCTCGCTGGTGGAGAGGCTCGCATTGAGCACGTGCACGCGCTCGTTCGGAAGCGCCAGCGGCGTGGCCAGCGCAACGATCTCGGGCTGCCACGAGGCCACGCACCAGCCGCGGCGGTGCACGCTCTCGATGGCCTTGTCGATGTCCTTGCGAAGCCGCGGCCAATCGCTGCGGCGCGCCTCGAACTCCTTCATCAGCTCGGCGCGCCGCGCCGGCGGCGCCGTCGCCAGCCAGGCGCGGCCGAGCGAGGTGAGCTCGATCGGCACGCGCTGTCCGCTCACCACACTGCGCAGCGACGCCTTCTTGTTGTAGCGGATCGATTCGAGGTACAGCATCTCCGAGCGATCGGCGACCGCGAGCCCGACGTTGATGCGCAGCTTCTCGGCCAGCGCACGCATCCGCGGCGCGGCCACCTGCAGCACGGCGGAGCCGGTGCGCATGGCGTGCGCGAATCCCAGCACCGGCGCCGCGAGCCGGTAGGCGCGCGCGGGCCGGTCATGTTCGAGCAGGCCCGTGCCGACCAGCGTCTGCGTCAGGCGGCTCACGGTGGCCGGCGCCAGGCCGGTGCGCTCCGCGAGCTCGCCGTTGCCCAACAGCGTGGAGCCGGGCCGGAAGGCACGCAGGATCTCGATCCCGCGTTCGAGCGAGCGGTTGGATGGGCTGGGCATTCGATGTCTCCTTGCAGCCGGCCTCCAATTCCATGCAGTGGAAAGAGGCAGGTGCGCTGGCGAAGTATGCGTCCTAAGCTTCAGGCACATCGAACAGCAGGAAAGAGAGACATCCATGCGTGCATTCCTTCGCCTCGCAGCGGCGCTCGCGCTCGCGGCGCTGGCCGCGCCAGCGGCCCTCGCGGCCTTCCCCGACAAGCCGCTGCGCATCATCGTTCCCTTCGCGCCCGGCGGCGGCACCGACGCGATCACGCGCTCGCTCGGCATCGGCCTTGGCGAGGCGCTCGGCCAGCCCGTCATCGTCGACAACAAGCCGGGCGCCGGCACCATCATCGGCACCGACGCGGTCGCCAAGAGCGCGCCCGACGGCTACACGCTGCTGATGGCCACCTTCGCGCATGCGGTCAATCCCGCGCTGCAGCCGAAGCTGCCCTACGACACCGACAAGGCCTTCGCGCCGGTCGCACTGATCGGCGTCTCGCCCAACGTGCTGGTGGTGCGCGCCGACCGGCCGTACAAGACGGTGGCGGAGCTGATCGCCGCAGCCAGAGCCAAGCCCGGCGCGCTGACCTTCGCTTCGCAAGGCAACGGCACCTCGGCGCACCTGGCCGGCGAGCTCTTCAAGAGCCTGGCCAAGGTGGACATCAACCACGTGCCCTACCGCGGCGCAGGCCCGGCCATGACCGACCTGCTCGGCGGGCAGGTCGACATGATGTTTGCCACCGCGGCCGCCGCGCGGCCCTTCGTCAGCGCAGGAAAGATGCGCGCGCTCGCCGTGACCACCGCGCATCGGTCGCCGGCCTACGCCGCCGTGCCCACGCTCGCCGAAGCCGGCGTGCCCGGCTACGCGGCGGAGAGCTGGTACGGCCTCTATGCCGTGGCCGGCACGCCCCGGGACGTGATCGCGCGGCTGAACGATGCGGTACGCCGCGCGGTGAAGGCAGAGGCCTTCGTGAAGCAGACGCAGTCGGAAGGCCTGGCCGTCGACGTCGGCGCGCCGGAAGCACTCGACCGCTACGTGCGGGCCGAGGAAATGCGCTGGCGCAAGGTCGTCAAGGACGGAAACATCAAAGCCGATTGAAGCACCCCCTCATGAACACCACCACCTCCCTCATCGAACTGAAGGTCGAGGCCGGCATCGCCGTCCTCACGCTGAATCGGCCCGAGAAGCGCAACGCGATCAGCGATGCGATGCGCAGCGAGCTGATCGCGGCACTCGAGCAAGCGGCAGGCGACGCGACGATCCGCGCGCTGGTCCTGACCGGCAACGGCAAGGGCTTCTGCGCCGGCGGCGACGTGGCCGGCATGCAGCGGCGCATGGACGCGCCGGCCGGCGCGGTCGGCTTCAACGGCTGGACGCGGCAGCAGCGCGTGCACCACTCGATCGCATTGCTGCACACGATGCCCAAGCCGGTGATCGCGGCCGTGAACGGTTCGGCCAACGGCCTGGGCGCCGACATGGCGCTGGCCTGCGACTTCGTCATCGCCTCGGAAGAAGCCAGCTTCGCCTGGAGCTACATCAAGCGCGGGCTGATTCCCGACGGCGGCGGCATGTACTTCCTGCCGCGGCGCGTGGGGCTGTCGCGCGCCAAACAGCTGATCTTCACCGGCCGCAAGGTGGAAGCGGCCGAGGCGCTGGCGCTCGGCATCGCCGATCGCGTGAGCCCGCACCACGCATTGCTGGACGATGCGCGGGCCTGGGCCGTCGAGCTGTCGCAGGGCTCGGCGGCAGCGCTCGCGCTCGGCAAGTCCATCATCGACCAGAGCTTCGAGCTGCCGGCCGAGCAGGTCTTCGCGCAGGGCAGCCAGGCGCAGGGCATCTGCTACACGACGCAGGAACACCGCGATGCGGTGCTGGCCTTCCTGAACGGCGGCACGCGGGAGAAATCCGCATGAGCGATGCGATCTCCCTGCTTCTCAAGCCGCGCAGCGTGGCGGTGATCGGTGCCTCGGCCGATCCGGCCAAGACCGCCGGCCGGCCGATCGCCTACCTGGCCCGGCATGGCTACACCGGCGCGATCTACCCGGTGAATCCGCGCGCCGCGGAGATCGGCGGACTGAAGTGCTATCCCGACGTGCAGTCGCTGCCCGAGGCGCCCGATGTCGGCATCGTGCTGCTGGGTGCCGAGCGCGCGCACGAAGCGGTGCGCGCGCTTGCCGCGCGCGGCACCTCGGCCGCCATCGTGCTCGCGAGCGGCTATACCGAGGTCGGCGAGGAAGGCGCGAGGCGCCAGCAGCAGTTGATGGAAGCCGCGGGTCCGATGCGCATCCTCGGGCCCAACACCATCGGCCTGGTCAACCTCACGGACAACATCACCCTGTCGGCCAGCGGCGCGCTCGAGATGGAGGGATTCCAGGCCGGGCATATCGGCGTGGTTTCGCAAAGCGGAGGCATCCTGGGCGCCCTGCTCTCGCGCGCGGCGGCACGCGGCATCGGGCTGTCGAAGCTGATATCGACCAGCAACGAGGTCGACCTCGACCTTGCCGATTTCGTCGACCACCTCGCCGACGACGAGGCCACCTCCGTGATCGCGCTCTACATGGAAGGCCTGCGCCATCCGGCGAAGTTCCGTGCGGCAGCGCTGAAGGCGGCTCGCCTGGGCAAACCGGTGGTGGTGTTCAAGGTCGGCCGCTCGGAAGCCGGTGCCACCGCCGCGGTCTCTCACACCGGCGCGCTGGCCGGCGCCGACCGCATGTACGACGCGCTGTTCCGCGAGGTTGGCGTGGTCCGCGCGCAGAGCTTTGCCGACCTGCTCGACATTCCCGCGGCACTGGCCACTGCGCGCGTCCTGCGCGGGCAGCGCGTGGCGGTGCTCACCTCGACCGGCGGCGCCGGCACGCTGGTGGCCGACAGCCTCGGCACCGCAGGTTTCGAAACGCCGGCACCCGATGCAGGAACGGCAGCAACGCTGCGCGCACTGCAGTCGGGCGAGCATGCGGTGCTCGACCGCAATCCGATCGACGTCACCCTCGCAGGCCTGCAGCCCGCGCTGCTGCGCGGGGCGATCAAGGCGCTGCTGGCAAGCCCCTCCTATGACGCGGTGGTGGTGATCGTGGGCTCGTCGGGCCTGGCGATGCCGGACCTCATGGCCAGTGCCATCCACGACAGCCTGCCGGGCAGCGACAAGCCCTTGCTCGCCTACGTCAGCCCGCATGCGCCCGGCATCGCGAGCCTGCTGAACCAGCGCGGCGTGCCGGCCTTCATGGCGCCGGAGAGCTGCACCAGCGCGCTGGCGGCCATGCGCGAGCGGGCGCTGTGGAACGCGCCGGCCGCAAGTGCCGCGCCCACCGCGCCGATCCCGATCGACGGCCTGCCCCACGGCTCGCTCGACGAATCGCAGGCCAAGCAATTGTTCGCCCGCTTCGGCGTTCCCTGCGCGCGCGAGCGCATCGTCGCCAACGGGCATGAGGCAGCGGACGCTGCGCGCGAGTTCGGCGGCACGGTGGTGCTGAAGATCCTGTCCTCCGAAATCACGCACAAGAGCGATGTCGGCGGCGTGGCGGTGAACCTGAGTGCAGAGCAGGTCGGCGCACGGCTCGAACGCATGGCCGCGGAGGTCGAATCGCGCGCGGGCGTGCGGCCGCGGCAGTTCCTGGTGCAGGAGATGGTGAGCGGTGGCGTCGAACTCATCCTCGGTTTTCATCGCGATCCGCTCGGTTGCGCGGTGCTGCTCGGCATGGGGGGCGTCACCGCCGAGCTGCTGAAGGACACCACGCTCAGGATGCTGCCGCCCGGCGGGCTTTCGCGCGCGCAGGCCGCCGCGCTGGTGCGCGAACTCAAGACCTGGCCGCTGCTCGACGGCTTTCGCGGCCGGCCGGTGTGCGATGTCGAGGCGCTGGTATCGGCCATCGTCTCGTTCTCGCAGATGGCGGCAGCGCTCGGCGACCGCCTCCTGGAGGCGGAGATCAATCCGATCTTCGTGCTGCCCGAGGGGCAAGGCGTGCGCGCCGCCGATGGCGTGGCCGTGCTCGCCCCTTGATCCGATCAACGACAAAAAAAGGAGACACCATGAACCCGAATCGCATTTCGCGCCGAGGCTTCAACGCCGCTGCGGGCGCCGGCATCGCGCTCGCGGCCTTGAGCCCGTTCGCGAAGGCACAGTCCGCCTTTCCATCGAAGCCGATCCGCATCGTCGTGCCCTTTGCAGCCGGCGGCCCGACCGACCTGATGGCGCGCGCCATCGCCAAGAACATGGCGCCCAGCCTCGGCCAGCCGGTGATCGTCGACAACAAGCCCGGCGGCGGCGGCGTGATCGGCATGAGCGAGATCGCGCGCGGTGCGGCCGACGGCTACACGATGGTCTTTCCCTCGATCCTCGCGGTCACCAATCCGGCGCTGATGCCGAACTATCCCTTCGACACGCTGCGCGACTTTGCACCGCTCACGGTGGTGGGCTTCATTCCGCACGCGGTGGTGGTGAAGCCGGACTTCCCGGCCAGGAACCTGCAGGAACTGGTTGCGATGGCCAAGGCCAGCCCCGGCAGCCTCTCCTACGGCTCCTCGGGCAACGGCACCTCTGCGCACCTGGGCGCCGCATTGTTCGTGCAACGCGCCGGCATGCGCGCGGTCCATGTGCCCTACCGCGGCGCCGGCCCGGCGGTGCAGGACCTGCTGGGCGGCCAGATCCAGTTCATGTTCCTCGACATGAGTTCAGCGCTGGCGCAGATCAAGGCGGGCAAGCTGCGCGCGCTCGCAGTCGCGCCCAAGTCGCGCTTCGCCGGCCTGCCCGAGGTGCCGACCGTCGCCGAGCAAGGCTATCCCGGCTTCGACGTGCATGGCTGGTACGGGCTGCTGCTGAAGGCCGGCACGCCCGCGCCGGTCGTGCAGCGGCTCTATGGCGAGGTCAAGCGCGCGCTCGATACACAGGAAGTGCGCGAGATCTTCCAGGCCCAGGGCATCGAGCCCGGCGGCATGCCGCCGGCCGAATTCACGGCGCTGATACGCGATGACCTCGCGCTGTGGAAGCGCACGGTCCAGCAGTTGAACATCACCCTGCAATGAAGGAGCGCCGCCCCATGCGCATCGTCATTCCCGACGACTACCAGGACTGCGTCCGCACGCTCGACTGCTTCGGCAAGCTCGACGGGCACGAGGTCCGCATCTTCAACGACACGGTGATGAGCACCGATGAACTCGCCGCCCGTTTCGCGGACGCCGAGGCGATCGTGCTCACCCGCGAGCGCACGCGCATCGATGCGGCGCTGCTCGAGCGCCTGCCCGGCTTGCGCCTCATCAGCCAGACCGGCAAGCTGGCGGGCCACGTCGACCTTGCAGCCTGCACGGCGCGCGGCGTGGCGGTGGCCGAAGGCAGCGGCGCGGGTTCGGCCACCGCAGAACTGACCTGGGCACTGACGCTGGCAAGCCGCCGGCATCTGGTCGAGGAAGCCACGCGGCTGCGCCAGGGCCAGTGGCAAGGCCACCTGGGCCAGCAGCTCGGCGGCCAGCGTCTGGGTGTATGGAGCTATGGACGCATCGGCCGCCAGGTGGCCGCCTATGGACGCACGTTCGGCATGAAGGTCTGGGTGTGGGGGCGCGAAGGCTCGACTTCGGCGGCGCGCGCGGACGGCTTCGAAGTGGCGCCCTCGCGCGAAGCCTTTTTCGCGCAGAGCGACGTGATCAGTCTGCATGTGAGGCTCAGCGAGCACACACTGGGCATGGTCGCAGACGAAGACCTGGCGCGCATGAAGGCCAGCGCCCTGCTGGTGAACACCAGCCGCGCCGAACTGGTCGCACCCGGTGCACTGGAGCGCGCGCTGGCGGCGGGCCGGCCCGGGTTCGCGGCCGTGGACGTGTTCGAGGAAGAGCCCGTACGCGCTGCCGAACATCCGCTCCTGCACCTGCCCAACGCGCTGTGCACGCCGCACATCGGCTATGTCGAGCGCGACAACTACGAGCGCTACTTCGGCATCGCCTTCGACCACGTCAACGCGTTTGCCGCAGGGCGTTTGAGGGAGGTGCTCAACCCCTCGGTCCTGCGACCGGGGTAGGGCCTGTTTCGGAAGCTCGAGCGTCGCCGCGCCCTCAGGAATGCTTTTTTCTGAAACGCTGCTCGAGGCGGCGATGGCGCACACGGCGGATCGACTTATTCTGACGCTCCTCGGCCGGTCTGAATGTGACAACTTCACATTTAAAACGACTGGTCGTTCGAGACATCTTCTCGAGCCGGCCACTGGAGAACAGAATGCCACTCTTCCTTCTGTTGAGGCTGCAATGGGTGCAGCTGCCTGTCCGCGTCACCGATCCGGAGGAAGTCCGGCAGGTCTCGATGCTTCTGGCCACTGGCTTGATCGAGGCGGAGTTCGCAGCCATCAAATCGCGGGCACGGCAAGCCGTATGGCAGGTGGCAACGGTGACTCGCATCACGGAAGAGGGTTTCGCCGAGATCGCCAAGGCGGGCAGCGTGACCGGACCCGCGCGGACCTTCGTTCGATTCCCCAGGGGATTGCGGTTGCTGTGACCCTTGCGTCACACCCGACATGTGCCGGTTCAGACTGGCACCTGATCGGCACTCAGCCATCGATCGCAGCCCACAACCGCAAGGTCGCAGCCACGATGGCCTCGGGTGCATCTTCCTGCACCAAGGGTAGAGCTGCATCTCGTCCTCGCGCAACGCGTTCCCGACCGCTGTTCCGATATAGGCCCGCAGCATGGCTTCATGGATGTAGGCCGGGAGGCTCGCGAAGACCTCTTCATGCTTCCTGGCTGCCTGCACCAGCGGCGAGCCTTGCGGGCTGATTGCCACCGGGTCGACGAGGACGAGCGAGCGATAGTCCAGGCCATCCAGCAGATGGCCGCGCAGGGCGTTCGATCCGCCGAAATCGTGCGCCACCACGTCGGGGCTGCCGAGACCCCAATGCAGATACAGGGCCGCGAAAATCTCGTTTTGCACGCCGCGGGAGACGTCTGCGTCCGGCTTGTCGGAGAGCCCGTAGCCCCGCATGTCGAAGTAGAAAACGCGCCGCTCGCGAGCGAGGCATGGCGCGATGCGTCGCCACTCGGCCGACGAAAATGGCGTGCCGTGAAGAACCACGGCCGCAGGTCCATCCCCGATGGATCCCTACGCAATGGCATGTGGGTTAGCGCGCGGCCAGAGTAGCCAAAAGCAACCCGCCCCGATGAGGCGGGTTTTTTTTCTGCCTCCTGGGGCTCCTCAGCCTTACTGGAGATTGGAATGCTTGAAATCGAAGCTGCGCAGACTGCCAGCACCCTGTCCGTGCCAGCGGTCCTGCACATGGTTTGCGGAAAGATCGGGTCTGGAAAGTCGACGCTCACCAAAGCGGCTCGCGGCGGAGCCGAAGACGGTTCTCATCAGCGAGGACGATTGGCTCGCACGCCTTTATCCGAATGAGATTCATGCCATCGCGGATTACGTTCGCTGCGCCGGCAGGTTGCGCGAAGCGATGGCCGGCCACATTACGGCACTGCTCGCAGCCGGCACGTCCGTCGTACTCGACTTCTCCTCGAACACCACCACCACAAGAAGCTGGGCCCGAGGCGTTTTCGAGAAAGCTGGGGCAGCCCATCGCCTGCACTACCTGGAGGTTCCCGAGGAAGTTTGCAAGGCGCGCCTGCGTGTTCGCAACCTCTCGGGCGAACACCCCTTCCAAACGACTGATGCGGAATTTGATCAAATCACCAGCCATTGCATCCCGCCTGGGGCGGAGGAAGGCTTCAATATCGTTCGCTATGGCTGACAGTCTGTAGGCGGGCTGGCGAGAATGAATGACTGCGTTTGATGTGCACCGAAGCGCTGCATGTCAACAAGGCTGCATTTGATAGGCTCTCGCCCCCACCAGCTGCATCGCCTTCATCGTCTTCGCGATCCCCAGGATTCGCATCACCCGCTTGAGGTTGTACGTCAGCATCTCCCTCTCCAACGGCTGGGTCGATGCCCATCAGTGGGCATCAAAGGCGACTCCTATGACAACGCCCTGGCCGAGACCATCAACGGCCGCTACAAGCTGATTTGATCCATCGCCGTGCGCCCGGAAGGCGGCGGAACTTGCGACGCTTGAACGAGTGTGGTTCAACCATCTGAATCCCGAGGCGATTCACGGGGAGAGTCGAAGAGGGTTATGCATGAGTTCATGACCGCATCTATGCGCGGTGCCGAACAGACGCAGTCCGCGCCGGCAGTCATTGTGGCCGGCGTAGCCTCTATTGAGCTGCACCCCCAAAACTCCAAGGAACTGCCATGAAGAAGTATTTACTCCCGTCCGCCCTGTTGCTCGCTCTGCTCGGTGCATCTGCCTGCACCGGCCCCATGGGCCCTCAAGGCAACACGGGCAACACCGGAAGCACTGGCTACACAGGCGCCACAGGCGCCACAGGCGCGAGGGGAAATACCGGCAACACAGGGAACACAGGCGACACCGGTAGTACCGGCAACACCGGCGCCACAGGGGAAACCGGTAATCAGGGAAATACCGGCAACACGGGCAATACCGGCGCAACGGGCGCCAGAGGCAATACCGGCAGCACTGGCACCGGCAGTGGAACCGTTGTCGTGGTTCCGGCC harbors:
- a CDS encoding tripartite tricarboxylate transporter substrate binding protein, yielding MRAFLRLAAALALAALAAPAALAAFPDKPLRIIVPFAPGGGTDAITRSLGIGLGEALGQPVIVDNKPGAGTIIGTDAVAKSAPDGYTLLMATFAHAVNPALQPKLPYDTDKAFAPVALIGVSPNVLVVRADRPYKTVAELIAAARAKPGALTFASQGNGTSAHLAGELFKSLAKVDINHVPYRGAGPAMTDLLGGQVDMMFATAAAARPFVSAGKMRALAVTTAHRSPAYAAVPTLAEAGVPGYAAESWYGLYAVAGTPRDVIARLNDAVRRAVKAEAFVKQTQSEGLAVDVGAPEALDRYVRAEEMRWRKVVKDGNIKAD
- a CDS encoding acetate--CoA ligase family protein, whose product is MSDAISLLLKPRSVAVIGASADPAKTAGRPIAYLARHGYTGAIYPVNPRAAEIGGLKCYPDVQSLPEAPDVGIVLLGAERAHEAVRALAARGTSAAIVLASGYTEVGEEGARRQQQLMEAAGPMRILGPNTIGLVNLTDNITLSASGALEMEGFQAGHIGVVSQSGGILGALLSRAAARGIGLSKLISTSNEVDLDLADFVDHLADDEATSVIALYMEGLRHPAKFRAAALKAARLGKPVVVFKVGRSEAGATAAVSHTGALAGADRMYDALFREVGVVRAQSFADLLDIPAALATARVLRGQRVAVLTSTGGAGTLVADSLGTAGFETPAPDAGTAATLRALQSGEHAVLDRNPIDVTLAGLQPALLRGAIKALLASPSYDAVVVIVGSSGLAMPDLMASAIHDSLPGSDKPLLAYVSPHAPGIASLLNQRGVPAFMAPESCTSALAAMRERALWNAPAASAAPTAPIPIDGLPHGSLDESQAKQLFARFGVPCARERIVANGHEAADAAREFGGTVVLKILSSEITHKSDVGGVAVNLSAEQVGARLERMAAEVESRAGVRPRQFLVQEMVSGGVELILGFHRDPLGCAVLLGMGGVTAELLKDTTLRMLPPGGLSRAQAAALVRELKTWPLLDGFRGRPVCDVEALVSAIVSFSQMAAALGDRLLEAEINPIFVLPEGQGVRAADGVAVLAP
- a CDS encoding collagen-like protein, which encodes MKKYLLPSALLLALLGASACTGPMGPQGNTGNTGSTGYTGATGATGARGNTGNTGNTGDTGSTGNTGATGETGNQGNTGNTGNTGATGARGNTGSTGTGSGTVVVVPAAR
- a CDS encoding IclR family transcriptional regulator; its protein translation is MPSPSNRSLERGIEILRAFRPGSTLLGNGELAERTGLAPATVSRLTQTLVGTGLLEHDRPARAYRLAAPVLGFAHAMRTGSAVLQVAAPRMRALAEKLRINVGLAVADRSEMLYLESIRYNKKASLRSVVSGQRVPIELTSLGRAWLATAPPARRAELMKEFEARRSDWPRLRKDIDKAIESVHRRGWCVASWQPEIVALATPLALPNERVHVLNASLSTSEPANEVALEMSAPLLALGEQIAREFSARGGGLA
- a CDS encoding alpha/beta fold hydrolase translates to MVLHGTPFSSAEWRRIAPCLARERRVFYFDMRGYGLSDKPDADVSRGVQNEIFAALYLHWGLGSPDVVAHDFGGSNALRGHLLDGLDYRSLVLVDPVAISPQGSPLVQAARKHEEVFASLPAYIHEAMLRAYIGTAVGNALREDEMQLYPWCRKMHPRPSWLRPCGCGLRSMAECRSGASLNRHMSGVTQGSQQPQSPGESNEGPRGSGHAARLGDLGETLFRDASHRCHLPYGLPCPRFDGCELRLDQASGQKHRDLPDFLRIGDADRQLHPLQPQQKEEWHSVLQWPAREDVSNDQSF
- a CDS encoding D-2-hydroxyacid dehydrogenase family protein, which translates into the protein MRIVIPDDYQDCVRTLDCFGKLDGHEVRIFNDTVMSTDELAARFADAEAIVLTRERTRIDAALLERLPGLRLISQTGKLAGHVDLAACTARGVAVAEGSGAGSATAELTWALTLASRRHLVEEATRLRQGQWQGHLGQQLGGQRLGVWSYGRIGRQVAAYGRTFGMKVWVWGREGSTSAARADGFEVAPSREAFFAQSDVISLHVRLSEHTLGMVADEDLARMKASALLVNTSRAELVAPGALERALAAGRPGFAAVDVFEEEPVRAAEHPLLHLPNALCTPHIGYVERDNYERYFGIAFDHVNAFAAGRLREVLNPSVLRPG
- a CDS encoding Bug family tripartite tricarboxylate transporter substrate binding protein, encoding MNPNRISRRGFNAAAGAGIALAALSPFAKAQSAFPSKPIRIVVPFAAGGPTDLMARAIAKNMAPSLGQPVIVDNKPGGGGVIGMSEIARGAADGYTMVFPSILAVTNPALMPNYPFDTLRDFAPLTVVGFIPHAVVVKPDFPARNLQELVAMAKASPGSLSYGSSGNGTSAHLGAALFVQRAGMRAVHVPYRGAGPAVQDLLGGQIQFMFLDMSSALAQIKAGKLRALAVAPKSRFAGLPEVPTVAEQGYPGFDVHGWYGLLLKAGTPAPVVQRLYGEVKRALDTQEVREIFQAQGIEPGGMPPAEFTALIRDDLALWKRTVQQLNITLQ
- a CDS encoding enoyl-CoA hydratase/isomerase family protein is translated as MNTTTSLIELKVEAGIAVLTLNRPEKRNAISDAMRSELIAALEQAAGDATIRALVLTGNGKGFCAGGDVAGMQRRMDAPAGAVGFNGWTRQQRVHHSIALLHTMPKPVIAAVNGSANGLGADMALACDFVIASEEASFAWSYIKRGLIPDGGGMYFLPRRVGLSRAKQLIFTGRKVEAAEALALGIADRVSPHHALLDDARAWAVELSQGSAAALALGKSIIDQSFELPAEQVFAQGSQAQGICYTTQEHRDAVLAFLNGGTREKSA